GGTTATTACATTCCCTGCATTTTTTATGACCTTAGCATCTCCTCTTTCTATCCCCAACTTTTCAGATAGGAAATTTACAAGGCGAGTATCCATACATGTGACAACCGCAAGTTTTTTCTTTGGTTTTGCATTAGAACCCACAAAATCCCTCCATTAACTTAGTTTTTTAACGCCTATTCCATAGATTTTTGGTTTCCATAGTTTTGGAATCCCCATGAATCCAAAAAATTTATAGTGTTTAGTTACAACCCCATAAATCTCAACTTTGTCTCCTTTTTTAATGTTATCATTTGGAGCCACAATTAAATTAGCGAATATTTCACCAGTTTCATCCTTTATTTTAATAGTTGGTTTTGGGGATAGGCCGTAGATTACTTTTTCTACAATTCCTGAAACTTTTACCCACTGGTTTAGTGTCTCTTTTGTTATATCCTTGATTTTGTAGGATTTGGCATTTTTTTCATATAATGGAATCAACTGTTCAGATATCTCGTTGTTCATCTTAGATATTTTTAATGGAATTACTATCAATCCCACGATAAATGGAATGGAAAGTATAAATATCCAAATATTTTTTGAGAACGTTGTAGCAAGCACTACAATGGTAATCCAAAATATTATAGAAATTGTAGCGGAGGGGGATGCCTTTGTATGTTTTAGTATCTTATTGGTGTTAAATCTTTTTACCGTAGGCATATTGATACACCATTGCTACGAATAATACTGCTCCGATTATGTTTCCAATTGTTGCTGGAAGTTCGTTCCAAACCCACCATCCATAGGTAGTGACGTTTGCTCCCAACAACATGCCTGCTGGAATGAAGTACATGTTTGCCACGCAGTGTTCAAATCCTGAAGCAACGAATGTCATTATTGGGAACCATATCATAAAGAACTTACCTAAAACGCTTGTGGATGCCATTGAACCCACTATTGCCAAATTAACAAGCCAGTTACAACCAATTCCTTTAATAAGGCAAGACATCCATCCAAGGCCTCCTCCTGCAATGTATGGTAGAACCTTTGCCTCTGCAATTTTTATTGCTGTTTGACCAAATGCATTAACGGCGAATTCTCCAGTTGCTTTGTTAAATGTTCTAAGGGGTCCGTATGCCATTATAAACGCATATATCAAAGACCCAATTAGGTTTCCAATATAAACCCAAGTCCATACTTTTAATAGTTGTGAGAACGTTGCTTTTCTCTGCATTATCGCTACTGGCAAGAGCATCATATCTCCAGTAACAAGTTCCATACCAGTCAATATTATCAGAATCAAACCTACAGGGAACACTGATGCACCGATAAGTTTTGCTATCCCTGAACCAAGTGTTTGGGCTACTCCAGTTGAACATACAGTACAAAGACCAGCACCCATGGCAATATATGCTCCGCCCATTATTCCCCTAAGGAGGAGTTGGTCTACACCCAAATTTGCTTTGTATTGTCCGACGTTTCCTGCCATTTCAACAATCTTGTCTGGTGGATTTAAGTCCATAATTCAACCCCCATTGGCATTGGTTGTTGTGGTCTTGTGGGGTACTAACCACACATATGTTTTTACAAAAATAAATAATTATTTATTTGAACCATTTCAAAAAATATAAATATCGCCTGTATTTATAATAGACATTAATTAAAAGAGATAAACAAAATTAGAGAAAAATTAACTTATTTTAGTTACCATATCAAATATAAAAATATAATAATTTGGATTGAAGGGTTTTAAAAGATCAGATAAAAAATTAAAAAAATAAGATAAAAAATTAAAAAAATAAATAAAGCTTAATCTATCGCCCACTGACCTTCTACAAACTTAACGGCAGTACCATAACCCATTAATTTAACAGAATCACCTTCATTTATCGCAATTGTTTTAAATCCTACGATTCCATTTGCATCCATGGATTGGGCTATTTCTTCTAACTCTTTTAAAAGATTTTCCATGTCTATACCATCGACTATTGCTGAAATTACCCCTAATGTGTAGAGTTCTATCCCTGGAATATCGTATGTTGTTGTTATTATAACTTCTTTGCTCATAATGCCCTTCATTGGGACACCCCTTTTTTGTGAATATGGTACCCCACAAGACCACAATAAATATGTTACCCTGAACGTTTATATAATTTATCATTTAAAAAAAATAGAAACTCGTATCATCAAGTTCAAAAAAATTTATAAAAAATTATTTGTTCTGCCTTATAGGTAGGAGAACATGGAACGTACTACCTTTCCCAAGTTTACTTTCTACCCAAATTGAACCGTTATGGGCCTCAACAATACTCTTACACACCGCCAATCCCAAACCAGAACCTCCTTTCTTCCTTTTTGTTGATGAATCCACTTGATAGAATTTATCAAATATCTTGTTTATCTCCTTTTTAGGTATTCCAGGGCCGTTGTCAGTAACTTTTATATGGACGTAATCCCCTTCTCTAAATCCTTCAATTTTAACCTTCCCATTAATTGGAGAGTATTTTATAGCATTTTCAATTAGATTCATTAAAACCTGGTCTATTTTGTCCTCATCCCCTTCTATTGTTATATCCTCAACATTGCAATCTATGCTAACATTTTTCCCACTTGCTAATGGTTTTAGGGTATTTAAAACCTTATCTACAGAATCTCTCAAGTTTATCTTCTCTATCCTCATTTCAAGTTCTCCACGTTCAATTTTAGACAAGTCAAGCATACTTTCTATTAATCTTTTTAACCTATTTATGTTTTCATTTGCAATTTCAAGACATTTTCTTTGAGATTCGTTTAAAGGACCCATTGTTCCATCTAAAACCAACTCCACATACCCCTTAATCGATGTTAACGGTGTCCTTAACTCATGAGATACTATCGCTATAATCTCGGATTTTAATCTATCAAGTTCTTTCAACTCGTTATATGATTTTTCCAATTCTTTGGCATGTTTTTTAAGTTTTTCATGGGTTGTTCTTATTTCTTCAGCCATTTTGTTAAATGCCATGGCAAGTTCTCCAAGTTCGTCATTACTCTCAACTTTAACTCTACAGTCATATTCCCCCTTACTGATTTTCTCTGCACCTTCTTTCAATTTTTCAATAGGTTTGGTTATACTTTTACTTATAAGGAGTGCCAACCCCCACGCAACCAACAACCCAATAACACCAACAACAAAGATCTGCTTTTTTATGTAATTTAAGAGAGCCATAAATGGTTTTTCAGGGGTTCCTACATACAACATCCCAATGATTTCCCCGTTACTGTTTTTAATCGGCTCATAAGCGGTTATATACCAATCATTAACAACAAAAGCCCTACCATAATAAGTACTTCTATTGTTTATAACCTCATCATAAACTTCCTTTGAAACCAGTGTTCCAATTGCCCTTTTGCCATTTTCCTGAACATTTGTAGAAATCCTAAGCCCACCTAAGAATATTGTGGCAGTATCTCCAGTTATATTTTTAATCTCATCAACAATCCTATAATCTTTATTTAAAATATCCGCGGCTAGTATAGCCCCAATTACATGTCCATTATTGTCTCTAATTGGTACAAGTGATACTAACGCCATCCCTCTTTTTTCTATGGTTT
The Methanotorris formicicus Mc-S-70 DNA segment above includes these coding regions:
- a CDS encoding OB-fold nucleic acid binding domain-containing protein, whose amino-acid sequence is MPTVKRFNTNKILKHTKASPSATISIIFWITIVVLATTFSKNIWIFILSIPFIVGLIVIPLKISKMNNEISEQLIPLYEKNAKSYKIKDITKETLNQWVKVSGIVEKVIYGLSPKPTIKIKDETGEIFANLIVAPNDNIKKGDKVEIYGVVTKHYKFFGFMGIPKLWKPKIYGIGVKKLS
- a CDS encoding formate/nitrite transporter family protein; the protein is MDLNPPDKIVEMAGNVGQYKANLGVDQLLLRGIMGGAYIAMGAGLCTVCSTGVAQTLGSGIAKLIGASVFPVGLILIILTGMELVTGDMMLLPVAIMQRKATFSQLLKVWTWVYIGNLIGSLIYAFIMAYGPLRTFNKATGEFAVNAFGQTAIKIAEAKVLPYIAGGGLGWMSCLIKGIGCNWLVNLAIVGSMASTSVLGKFFMIWFPIMTFVASGFEHCVANMYFIPAGMLLGANVTTYGWWVWNELPATIGNIIGAVLFVAMVYQYAYGKKI
- a CDS encoding selenium-binding protein, producing the protein MKGIMSKEVIITTTYDIPGIELYTLGVISAIVDGIDMENLLKELEEIAQSMDANGIVGFKTIAINEGDSVKLMGYGTAVKFVEGQWAID
- a CDS encoding cache domain-containing protein, translating into MPTKILNFKKLRTKLIILSIIIAIIPVLILGVVSTNTITDTMNEHAQQKITNDLKVAESIVGKNLKILSVVTTESTNLEDVIYAVKTKNHTKLKRISSIIKNSTNADFVTFFDDRGNVIGRSNNDLIGDKELQSLVKKALFGEEINSIEIIDEDTIKKENLEDTVKINIINTPKSIELNKTIEKRGMALVSLVPIRDNNGHVIGAILAADILNKDYRIVDEIKNITGDTATIFLGGLRISTNVQENGKRAIGTLVSKEVYDEVINNRSTYYGRAFVVNDWYITAYEPIKNSNGEIIGMLYVGTPEKPFMALLNYIKKQIFVVGVIGLLVAWGLALLISKSITKPIEKLKEGAEKISKGEYDCRVKVESNDELGELAMAFNKMAEEIRTTHEKLKKHAKELEKSYNELKELDRLKSEIIAIVSHELRTPLTSIKGYVELVLDGTMGPLNESQRKCLEIANENINRLKRLIESMLDLSKIERGELEMRIEKINLRDSVDKVLNTLKPLASGKNVSIDCNVEDITIEGDEDKIDQVLMNLIENAIKYSPINGKVKIEGFREGDYVHIKVTDNGPGIPKKEINKIFDKFYQVDSSTKRKKGGSGLGLAVCKSIVEAHNGSIWVESKLGKGSTFHVLLPIRQNK